In Desulfovibrio sp. 86, the following proteins share a genomic window:
- the gltX gene encoding glutamate--tRNA ligase, whose product MTQVVTRFAPSPTGHLHIGGARTAIFCWLLARHFKGRFHLRIEDTDLLRSKQEYTDSILASMRWLGLDWDGDLAYQTQRTDLYNAYVDKLLKNGHAYWCSCTPEEVEAMREEARQKGLKPRYNGRCRSRDLGPGEGRCVRLKAPLTGKVVFDDLVKGKIAVDVGELDDMVIRRADGMPTYNMAVVVDDHDMGITHVIRGDDHVSNTPRQILIYEALGLPVPRFGHVPMILGPDRQKLSKRHGARAVIEYQQDGLLPQALVNYLVRLGWSHGNQELFTPEELVEYFDGSNLNPAAAAFDPAKLEWCNAHFMREMPLAELATLTAPFVEQTGFGVLTQERLEPLCAMFRERANNLKALAESFRPLLVAAADLEYTEKDAAKHLTDGGKAHLRALAAIFAACEPFTAENIEAALNAYVADNGLKFKEVAPPLRTALMGFMGGSHLNEIMAFLGRDETLARLARAAG is encoded by the coding sequence ATGACGCAAGTGGTTACACGATTCGCCCCCAGCCCCACGGGACATTTGCACATAGGCGGCGCGCGCACAGCCATTTTCTGCTGGCTTCTGGCCCGGCATTTCAAGGGCCGCTTTCATCTGCGCATAGAAGATACAGACCTTTTGCGCTCCAAGCAGGAGTATACCGATTCAATCCTGGCTTCCATGCGCTGGCTGGGGCTGGATTGGGACGGCGACCTCGCCTATCAGACGCAGCGCACCGATCTGTACAACGCCTATGTGGACAAGCTGCTGAAAAACGGCCACGCCTACTGGTGCTCGTGTACCCCTGAAGAGGTGGAGGCCATGCGCGAAGAGGCCCGGCAAAAAGGTCTCAAGCCGCGCTATAACGGCCGCTGCCGCAGCCGCGACCTGGGGCCCGGCGAAGGGCGCTGCGTACGCCTCAAGGCCCCGCTGACGGGCAAGGTGGTCTTTGACGATCTGGTCAAGGGCAAGATCGCCGTGGATGTGGGCGAACTGGACGACATGGTCATCCGCCGCGCTGACGGCATGCCCACCTATAACATGGCCGTGGTGGTGGACGATCACGACATGGGCATTACCCACGTCATCCGTGGTGACGACCACGTGTCCAACACGCCGCGTCAGATCCTGATCTATGAAGCCCTGGGTCTGCCCGTGCCGCGTTTCGGCCACGTGCCGATGATTCTCGGCCCTGACCGGCAAAAGCTCTCCAAGCGCCACGGCGCGCGCGCCGTCATTGAATACCAGCAGGACGGCCTGCTGCCCCAGGCGCTCGTGAACTATCTGGTGCGCCTTGGCTGGTCGCACGGCAATCAGGAGCTGTTCACGCCCGAAGAACTGGTGGAATATTTTGACGGCAGCAATCTCAATCCTGCGGCTGCGGCCTTTGACCCCGCCAAGCTGGAATGGTGCAACGCCCACTTCATGCGCGAAATGCCCCTGGCCGAACTGGCCACGTTGACGGCCCCCTTTGTGGAGCAGACGGGCTTTGGCGTGCTGACGCAGGAAAGGCTGGAGCCCCTGTGCGCCATGTTCCGCGAGCGCGCCAACAACCTCAAGGCCCTGGCCGAAAGCTTCCGCCCCCTTCTGGTGGCCGCCGCTGATCTGGAGTACACAGAAAAAGACGCCGCCAAGCACCTGACGGACGGCGGCAAGGCGCATTTGCGCGCGCTGGCCGCGATCTTCGCGGCTTGCGAGCCCTTTACCGCCGAAAATATCGAGGCCGCCCTCAACGCCTATGTGGCGGACAACGGCCTCAAGTTCAAGGAAGTGGCCCCGCCCCTGCGCACCGCCCTCATGGGCTTTATGGGCGGCTCGCACCTGAACGAGATCATGGCCTTTCTCGGCAGGGACGAAACCCTGGCCCGGCTTGCGAGGGCAGCGGGGTAA
- a CDS encoding ATP-binding protein → MVLEAQQGFGEGLAWGQEALAAASVGLWVLEHDPGSGLTRLLTNTITRRLLGVPDDITPEKCATFWRSRVDSRDRDSIWKKLEDFKNHGDMREMRYCYNHPQWGPIHVRCGGRRVSGDGEQLLRIAGFHQDISELHAAHQALRESLSRLSLACRLGWLGVFELGRRKDRLEFTCNEVFYEQFGLREGANAEERLAAVEKCILPEDRRRWRSLCRSEGWTVGFQEHVELRVNHPWRGLCWFAVACEVVGTPEEPRIAGYVSDVTKHRQHERMLREAKESAEAANAAKSIFLANMSHEIRTPMNGIMGMAHLVLNTDLNAQQRDYVEKIHSTCESLLDIINDLLDFSKIEANHMELENLPFQPEREIEAVLALLRPRLQHKNCTLESHIDPRIPPTLVGDALRLRQILLNLGGNAIKFSERGTVRIDVQLLRRKQHDITLACLVSDEGIGMSRDEQARIFTPFSQADSSITRRFGGTGLGLALCRRLTVLMGGRITVQSEPGKGSVFRVELPFGVGREDMFVPPSLEDDAAMEYACLRGLRVLMAEDGDINREIMEVLLSGMGVECMAAGNGQEALDVWRKQADDIDLVLMDVQMPIMDGYTATREIRASGLPGAVDVPIVAMTAYAMRGDAERSLQAGMNAHLTKPIDVRELTLTLKRLARTCDERREAAYDASNQNL, encoded by the coding sequence ATGGTGTTAGAGGCACAACAGGGTTTTGGAGAAGGACTCGCCTGGGGGCAGGAGGCCCTGGCAGCGGCCAGTGTTGGGTTGTGGGTTCTTGAGCATGATCCGGGCAGCGGCCTTACCCGCCTGCTCACCAATACGATCACCCGCCGTCTGCTGGGCGTGCCCGATGACATCACCCCGGAAAAGTGCGCGACATTCTGGCGTAGCCGCGTGGACAGCCGCGATAGAGACTCCATATGGAAAAAACTTGAGGATTTCAAAAACCATGGCGACATGCGCGAGATGCGCTACTGCTACAATCATCCGCAGTGGGGCCCCATTCACGTGCGCTGCGGGGGCAGGCGCGTTTCGGGCGATGGCGAACAGCTATTACGCATTGCCGGGTTTCATCAGGACATAAGCGAACTGCATGCGGCCCATCAGGCCTTGCGTGAGAGCCTGTCGCGGCTTTCGCTGGCCTGCCGTCTGGGCTGGCTGGGCGTGTTTGAACTGGGCCGCCGCAAGGACAGGCTGGAGTTCACCTGCAACGAGGTTTTTTACGAACAGTTCGGCCTGCGGGAAGGGGCCAACGCCGAAGAGCGGCTTGCGGCCGTGGAAAAGTGCATCCTGCCGGAAGACAGGCGGCGCTGGCGAAGCCTTTGCCGCTCCGAAGGCTGGACAGTGGGCTTTCAGGAGCATGTGGAACTGCGCGTCAATCATCCCTGGCGCGGCCTCTGCTGGTTCGCCGTGGCCTGCGAAGTGGTGGGCACGCCGGAAGAGCCGCGCATTGCGGGCTATGTGAGCGACGTTACAAAGCACCGCCAGCACGAGCGTATGTTGCGCGAGGCCAAGGAAAGCGCGGAGGCCGCCAACGCGGCCAAAAGCATCTTTCTGGCCAATATGAGCCATGAAATCCGCACGCCCATGAACGGCATCATGGGCATGGCCCATCTTGTGCTCAATACGGACCTCAATGCGCAGCAGCGGGACTATGTGGAAAAAATCCATTCCACCTGCGAATCGCTGTTGGACATCATCAATGACCTTCTGGATTTTTCAAAGATCGAGGCCAACCATATGGAGCTGGAAAACCTTCCTTTCCAGCCCGAGCGGGAGATCGAGGCCGTGCTGGCCCTGCTGCGTCCGCGCCTGCAGCACAAAAACTGCACGCTCGAGAGCCACATAGACCCGCGCATACCGCCAACCCTGGTGGGCGACGCCCTGCGGTTGCGCCAGATCCTGCTGAACCTTGGCGGCAACGCCATCAAGTTTTCCGAGCGGGGCACGGTGCGCATAGACGTGCAGTTGTTGCGCCGCAAACAGCATGACATCACCCTGGCCTGTCTTGTGAGCGATGAGGGCATCGGCATGAGCAGGGATGAACAGGCGCGTATTTTCACGCCCTTTTCCCAGGCGGACTCATCCATAACCCGCCGCTTCGGCGGCACTGGCCTGGGCCTTGCCCTTTGCCGCCGTCTGACCGTGCTCATGGGCGGGCGCATAACAGTGCAGAGCGAGCCCGGCAAGGGCAGCGTCTTCAGGGTGGAGCTGCCCTTTGGCGTGGGCCGGGAAGACATGTTCGTCCCCCCCAGCCTGGAAGACGACGCTGCCATGGAATATGCCTGTCTGCGCGGCCTGCGGGTGCTCATGGCAGAAGACGGGGACATAAACCGCGAGATTATGGAAGTGCTGCTGAGCGGCATGGGCGTGGAGTGCATGGCCGCGGGCAACGGCCAGGAAGCGCTTGATGTCTGGCGCAAGCAGGCGGACGACATCGATCTTGTCCTCATGGACGTGCAGATGCCCATTATGGACGGCTACACGGCCACGCGCGAGATAAGGGCCAGCGGCCTGCCCGGCGCTGTGGACGTGCCCATTGTGGCCATGACGGCCTATGCCATGCGCGGGGATGCGGAACGCAGCCTTCAGGCGGGCATGAACGCCCACCTGACCAAGCCCATTGACGTACGGGAACTGACCCTGACCCTCAAGCGCCTTGCCCGAACCTGCGATGAGCGGCGCGAAGCCGCCTACGACGCTAGCAACCAGAATCTTTGA
- the argB gene encoding acetylglutamate kinase: protein MNNATVVIKYGGHAMDKPELCTAFATDLAQLSAQDMGFVVVHGGGPQISALLTRLNIESRFENGLRVTDEATMAAVEMVLCGQVNKAVVASFAAHGARAAGISGRDGNLLRAVVKNPALGLVGEVEAVDPALVLCLLQGGFVPVVAPVANGPDGHALNINADTAAGALAGALAADYFVLISDVPGVLDAEGRLITALTRAEIEKLRAEGVITGGMIPKVESCLHALDAGCQRALILDGRSPSSLRRYLLDDASLGTVVVN from the coding sequence ATGAACAACGCCACCGTCGTTATCAAGTATGGCGGGCACGCCATGGACAAGCCCGAGCTTTGCACGGCCTTTGCCACCGATCTGGCCCAACTTTCCGCCCAGGACATGGGCTTTGTGGTGGTGCACGGCGGCGGGCCGCAAATTTCCGCGCTGCTGACGCGCCTGAATATCGAGAGCCGCTTTGAAAACGGCCTGCGGGTCACCGACGAAGCCACCATGGCAGCCGTTGAAATGGTTTTGTGCGGCCAGGTGAACAAGGCTGTGGTGGCTTCCTTTGCGGCCCACGGCGCGCGGGCTGCGGGCATATCCGGCAGGGACGGCAATTTGCTGCGCGCTGTTGTGAAAAATCCCGCCCTGGGGCTTGTGGGCGAGGTGGAGGCCGTGGACCCGGCCCTGGTCCTTTGTCTGCTCCAAGGGGGCTTTGTGCCCGTTGTGGCTCCGGTGGCCAACGGCCCCGACGGCCATGCTCTGAACATCAACGCCGACACGGCCGCAGGCGCGCTGGCCGGAGCTTTGGCGGCGGACTACTTTGTGCTCATCTCCGACGTGCCGGGCGTGCTGGACGCCGAGGGCAGGCTCATTACCGCCCTTACCCGCGCGGAGATAGAAAAGCTGCGGGCCGAAGGCGTCATTACCGGCGGCATGATTCCCAAGGTCGAATCCTGCCTGCACGCCCTGGACGCGGGCTGCCAGCGCGCGCTTATTCTTGACGGACGTTCTCCGTCGAGCCTGCGCCGCTATCTGCTGGACGACGCGTCGCTGGGCACTGTGGTTGTGAACTGA
- a CDS encoding nitroreductase family protein — protein MIRSIRLGLAFCLSMASLALLPPASTSALAAEASARSMELPAPDKTGGMPLMQALAQRRSTKSGFNGAPLPAQQLSDLLWAAWGVNREDGRRTAPSAMNKQEVQVFVALDNGVWRYEPRHSLTMVLEGDWRAKLGGGSLVLLYAAPTASRWSGMHVGSIYQNVGLFCASAGLGGFVHASNSSALDGTLPLPEGWSVLIVQSVGSLKK, from the coding sequence ATGATCCGCAGTATTCGACTTGGTCTTGCTTTTTGTCTGTCAATGGCCTCTCTGGCCTTGCTTCCCCCGGCTTCCACCAGCGCCCTTGCGGCGGAAGCGTCCGCCCGGAGCATGGAACTGCCCGCTCCGGATAAAACCGGCGGCATGCCGCTTATGCAGGCTCTGGCCCAACGCCGTTCAACCAAAAGCGGTTTCAACGGCGCGCCGCTTCCGGCGCAGCAATTGAGCGATCTGCTCTGGGCTGCCTGGGGCGTCAACCGCGAAGACGGCCGCCGCACCGCGCCTTCAGCCATGAACAAGCAGGAAGTGCAGGTTTTTGTGGCCCTGGACAATGGCGTATGGCGTTATGAACCCAGACACAGCCTGACCATGGTGCTGGAGGGCGACTGGCGCGCCAAACTTGGCGGCGGTTCGCTGGTCTTGCTGTATGCGGCTCCCACGGCGAGCAGATGGTCGGGCATGCATGTGGGCTCCATATATCAGAATGTGGGGCTGTTCTGCGCATCCGCGGGGCTGGGCGGCTTTGTGCACGCCTCGAATTCCTCGGCGCTGGACGGCACGCTGCCGCTGCCCGAGGGCTGGAGCGTGCTTATAGTCCAGAGCGTGGGCTCCCTCAAAAAATAG
- a CDS encoding GGDEF domain-containing phosphodiesterase, with protein MHFLDDEGGRGGEIWPAALAMENFAPEFDLKTSESCQIRRLLARMEQYDRTTWLMQYESFLQQALCVVRSDRTARRFGLLHADMQGFQVLNRIYGERAGNSMLRAFAAFLRRREEYVCGSRIFADRFVILFTIPVGYSLEAITGKLVAEGEQFLAKKRKLHPRSHLAFVGGVCPVEGRPESLHALVSRADQARRSLKPTLRSRGGVFTEAMEICRLQRQSLYEDVTKALEHGGVFFLLQPQVDIATGAIVGAEALARMRTPDGTLIMPGNFVPLLEESGDITGLDFTIYGQVCQYQQARQRAGKTLLPISVNISREHFRNPAFVDDLHALVQSYELEPRWLGLEITESVFVKNLEEISESVRQLKQYGYSIWLDDFGAGYSSLNVLKDVPFDVIKIDRGLLGSEDIAPTNKSIINSVVRLAEDLDMGVLCEGVENASQREFLSRLGALQAQGFLYARPMSPENFTCLLEGGKKLLPAGEEAPDA; from the coding sequence ATGCATTTTCTGGATGATGAGGGAGGACGCGGGGGCGAGATCTGGCCCGCTGCACTGGCCATGGAAAATTTTGCACCCGAATTTGACCTGAAAACCTCGGAAAGCTGCCAGATTCGTCGTCTGCTGGCCCGTATGGAGCAGTATGATCGCACCACATGGCTCATGCAGTATGAATCGTTTCTGCAACAGGCTTTGTGCGTGGTGCGCTCTGACCGCACGGCCAGGCGCTTTGGCCTTCTGCATGCCGACATGCAGGGCTTTCAGGTGCTCAACCGCATTTATGGCGAACGGGCCGGCAACAGCATGCTGCGCGCCTTTGCCGCATTTTTGCGGCGGCGCGAAGAATATGTGTGCGGCAGCCGCATTTTTGCCGATCGCTTCGTCATACTCTTCACCATCCCCGTCGGTTACAGCCTGGAGGCCATAACCGGCAAGCTCGTGGCCGAAGGCGAGCAGTTTCTTGCGAAAAAACGCAAGCTGCACCCGCGCAGCCACCTGGCCTTTGTGGGCGGCGTCTGCCCGGTCGAGGGCAGGCCAGAAAGCCTGCACGCCCTTGTAAGCCGTGCGGATCAGGCGCGGCGTTCCCTCAAGCCCACCCTGCGCTCGCGCGGCGGCGTGTTCACCGAGGCCATGGAGATCTGCCGCCTGCAACGGCAAAGCCTTTACGAAGACGTGACCAAGGCTCTGGAGCACGGCGGCGTGTTCTTTCTGCTGCAACCGCAGGTGGACATCGCCACCGGCGCCATTGTGGGCGCGGAGGCCCTGGCCAGGATGCGCACGCCGGACGGCACGCTGATCATGCCTGGAAATTTTGTGCCACTTCTGGAAGAGTCGGGCGACATAACGGGTCTGGATTTCACCATCTATGGCCAGGTCTGCCAGTATCAGCAGGCACGCCAGCGCGCGGGCAAGACATTGCTGCCCATATCCGTGAATATTTCACGCGAGCATTTCAGAAACCCGGCCTTTGTGGACGATCTTCATGCGCTGGTGCAGTCCTATGAGCTTGAGCCCCGCTGGCTGGGCCTTGAAATCACAGAGAGCGTGTTTGTAAAGAATCTTGAAGAAATCAGCGAAAGCGTGCGCCAGCTCAAGCAGTACGGCTATTCCATCTGGCTTGACGATTTCGGCGCGGGCTATTCCAGCCTGAACGTGCTCAAGGATGTGCCCTTTGACGTCATAAAAATAGACAGGGGCCTCCTGGGGTCGGAAGACATTGCGCCCACAAACAAGAGCATTATCAACAGTGTTGTGCGCCTTGCCGAGGATCTGGACATGGGGGTGCTGTGCGAAGGCGTTGAAAACGCTTCGCAGCGCGAGTTTCTGTCCCGGCTGGGGGCTCTTCAGGCACAGGGGTTTCTCTATGCCCGTCCCATGAGTCCGGAAAACTTCACGTGCCTGCTTGAGGGCGGCAAAAAACTCCTTCCGGCGGGCGAAGAAGCTCCCGACGCATAG
- a CDS encoding HD domain-containing protein, producing the protein MSDIDSKAEAGKFTAARLERLADFFNEVGMLRHTPRTGYAFLGSGKENVAEHSYRVSVMGYVLARMCGLDPARVTFLCLFHDLHEARTGDFNYVNHRYDQCQARRALEDSVDGTGLEADVLPLWDELAAGASPESVLAHDADQLDLICNLKAELDRGNAFAAQWLESAVKRLRSPEARELAEVVLRTDHNRWWYGRVEKDWWVRRNQE; encoded by the coding sequence ATGAGTGATATTGACAGCAAAGCGGAGGCCGGGAAGTTCACCGCTGCCCGGTTGGAACGTCTCGCCGATTTTTTTAATGAGGTTGGCATGCTGCGGCACACGCCGCGTACCGGCTACGCCTTTCTCGGCTCCGGCAAGGAAAACGTGGCGGAGCACTCCTACCGGGTCAGCGTCATGGGCTATGTGCTGGCGCGCATGTGCGGCCTTGATCCGGCAAGGGTCACTTTTCTTTGCCTGTTTCATGACCTGCATGAAGCGCGCACAGGCGATTTCAACTACGTGAATCACCGCTATGACCAGTGCCAGGCGCGTCGCGCCCTGGAAGACAGCGTGGACGGCACCGGCCTTGAAGCCGACGTGCTGCCCCTGTGGGACGAACTTGCCGCGGGCGCGAGCCCGGAATCGGTTTTGGCCCATGACGCGGATCAGCTGGATCTTATCTGCAACCTCAAGGCAGAGCTCGACAGGGGCAATGCCTTTGCCGCCCAATGGCTTGAAAGCGCGGTCAAGCGGCTGCGCAGCCCCGAGGCCAGGGAACTGGCGGAGGTTGTCTTGCGCACGGACCATAACCGCTGGTGGTATGGCCGCGTGGAAAAGGACTGGTGGGTGCGCCGCAATCAAGAATAA
- a CDS encoding sigma-54-dependent transcriptional regulator: MSNSILVVDDDQAHRGMLRTMLRSWGYAVEEASDGDEAVVLVREKSFSVVLTDVRMARMNGINALRGILEYNPALPVVLMTAYSSVETAVEALRLGAYDYLVKPLDFDNLRHTLHQAIEHSRLSVENRELRRQLSHTASTSGIIGRSKAIARMQEIMSTVAPTEATVLISGESGTGKELVARELHALSSRADKPFITVNCPALAENLLESELFGHEKGSFTGAERRREGRFAQAHGGTLFLDEVGEMPLSIQAKLLRALQQGEVQRVGSDTQLMVDVRVLAATNRDLRLEVAQKRFREDLFFRLNVISVDVPPLRKRAEDIPLLAAHFLEEFASRNRKAVRGFSAQALDTMLRYSWPGNVRELENAVERAVILCHGDLITGRELPSMLSSEARVEERPADPDASLAGLPLDEVERRAIEETLRQAGDNKSEAARRLGITRATLHNKLRKYGLE, translated from the coding sequence GTGAGCAACAGTATTCTTGTGGTTGATGACGATCAGGCGCACCGCGGCATGCTGCGGACCATGCTCCGTTCGTGGGGCTATGCCGTGGAAGAGGCTTCGGACGGGGACGAGGCCGTGGTTCTGGTGCGTGAAAAAAGTTTTTCCGTGGTGCTGACGGACGTGCGCATGGCCCGGATGAACGGCATAAACGCGCTCAGGGGTATTCTCGAATATAATCCCGCCCTGCCCGTGGTGCTCATGACGGCGTATTCTTCCGTGGAAACCGCTGTGGAGGCCCTGCGCCTCGGGGCCTATGACTATCTGGTCAAGCCGCTGGATTTTGACAACCTGAGGCACACCCTGCATCAGGCCATCGAGCATTCGCGGCTGAGCGTCGAAAACCGCGAACTGCGCCGTCAATTGAGCCACACCGCGTCCACGTCGGGCATTATTGGCCGCAGCAAGGCCATTGCCCGCATGCAGGAGATCATGAGCACAGTGGCCCCCACCGAGGCTACGGTGCTCATTTCCGGCGAGTCGGGCACAGGCAAGGAACTGGTCGCCCGTGAGCTGCACGCCTTAAGTTCCCGTGCCGACAAACCCTTTATCACGGTAAACTGCCCTGCCCTGGCGGAAAACCTGCTGGAATCGGAGCTGTTCGGGCATGAAAAAGGCTCCTTCACCGGGGCTGAGCGCCGGCGCGAAGGCCGTTTTGCCCAGGCCCACGGCGGCACGCTTTTTCTGGACGAAGTGGGTGAAATGCCCCTGTCCATTCAGGCCAAACTGCTGCGCGCCCTGCAACAGGGCGAGGTGCAGCGCGTTGGCTCCGACACGCAGCTTATGGTGGACGTGCGCGTTCTGGCCGCGACCAACCGTGATTTGCGGCTGGAGGTGGCGCAAAAGCGGTTTCGTGAAGACCTGTTTTTCCGGCTCAACGTCATCAGCGTGGATGTGCCGCCGCTGCGTAAAAGGGCGGAGGACATCCCCCTGCTGGCGGCCCACTTTCTTGAGGAATTCGCCAGCCGCAACAGAAAGGCCGTGCGGGGGTTTTCTGCCCAGGCGCTGGACACCATGCTGCGGTATTCGTGGCCGGGCAACGTGCGCGAACTGGAAAACGCGGTGGAGCGCGCCGTCATTCTTTGCCACGGCGACCTCATTACCGGGCGTGAACTGCCCTCCATGCTCTCCAGCGAAGCCCGGGTGGAGGAACGCCCGGCAGATCCGGACGCCTCCCTGGCGGGCCTGCCCCTGGATGAAGTGGAGCGCAGGGCCATTGAGGAAACGCTGCGCCAGGCCGGGGACAACAAGAGCGAAGCCGCGCGTCGTCTTGGCATCACCCGTGCCACCCTGCACAACAAGCTGCGCAAATATGGCCTGGAATAG
- the zraS gene encoding two-component system sensor histidine kinase ZraS, with protein MPKAPVGGLYASLKGARGVLRTPLGLLMGGAALVLALMISLLAFISIERSEAAMGRLLAEKGSSFIIAFESILRSGMRSEAGVRLQVLLEEMASSPGIIFIAVTMPDGTIVAHSDRSRLGEILRMEGKEMDEERMRGLNPGMLARWGIMHLEGRRVFAVYRQFSPGMADAMRGYPTPIIFLGLDISPFEITRSQNRDYVAMLSAVTLLVGLACLLALYYAERARESRQRQRRAEVEIRRLEGEVRRKEKLAAVGNLAAGVAHEIRNPLSSIKGYATYFGQRFPEGSEDRAAANVMVNEVDRLNRVIMDLIGLSRPSDVSPRPGSVADVVQHVVRLIGQDAEKRGVEVECKISREVPKALVDPERMGQALLNLCINALDAMPKGGRLILAAARNKKGVCLMVRDTGVGIPPRQLPHIFDPYFTTKGQGTGLGLAMVHKIVEAHNGEISVVSRQAPPGGQGETLFRIWLPEALNESQLFVERRKRKRV; from the coding sequence GTGCCAAAAGCGCCTGTGGGAGGCCTCTACGCTTCCCTGAAGGGTGCGCGGGGCGTCCTGCGCACGCCGCTTGGCCTGCTCATGGGAGGGGCCGCGCTTGTGCTGGCCCTCATGATAAGCCTGCTGGCCTTTATTTCCATTGAGCGCAGTGAAGCCGCCATGGGGCGTTTGCTGGCCGAAAAGGGCTCATCCTTTATTATTGCTTTTGAAAGCATTTTGCGTTCCGGCATGCGCAGCGAGGCCGGGGTGCGTCTTCAGGTGCTGCTCGAAGAAATGGCGTCCAGTCCGGGCATTATCTTTATTGCGGTGACCATGCCCGATGGAACCATAGTGGCGCACAGCGACCGCTCCCGTCTGGGCGAGATCCTGCGGATGGAAGGCAAGGAGATGGACGAGGAGCGCATGCGCGGGTTGAATCCCGGCATGCTGGCGCGATGGGGCATCATGCACCTGGAGGGACGCAGGGTTTTTGCCGTGTACCGCCAGTTTTCGCCCGGAATGGCCGACGCCATGCGGGGCTATCCCACGCCCATCATATTTCTTGGGCTGGATATTTCACCCTTTGAAATTACACGCAGCCAGAACAGGGACTATGTCGCCATGCTCTCGGCAGTGACCCTGCTTGTGGGGCTGGCCTGCCTTCTGGCCCTGTATTACGCCGAGCGTGCGCGGGAATCCCGCCAGCGGCAGCGCAGGGCCGAGGTGGAAATACGCCGCCTTGAAGGTGAGGTGCGGCGCAAGGAAAAGCTCGCGGCTGTGGGCAATCTCGCCGCCGGGGTGGCGCATGAAATCCGCAATCCCTTAAGTTCGATCAAGGGCTACGCCACCTACTTCGGTCAGCGCTTTCCCGAGGGCAGCGAAGACCGCGCCGCAGCCAATGTCATGGTTAACGAGGTTGACAGGCTCAACCGCGTCATCATGGATCTCATAGGCCTTTCCCGTCCGAGCGACGTGTCCCCGCGCCCCGGCAGCGTTGCGGACGTTGTGCAGCATGTGGTGCGCCTTATCGGCCAGGATGCGGAAAAACGCGGGGTCGAGGTCGAGTGCAAGATCTCCCGCGAGGTGCCCAAGGCTCTGGTAGACCCGGAACGCATGGGCCAGGCCCTGCTGAACCTCTGCATCAACGCCCTGGACGCCATGCCCAAAGGCGGACGCCTGATCCTGGCGGCGGCCCGGAACAAAAAAGGCGTATGCCTTATGGTGCGCGACACCGGCGTGGGTATTCCTCCGCGCCAGTTGCCGCACATTTTTGACCCCTATTTTACCACCAAGGGTCAGGGAACCGGGTTGGGGCTGGCCATGGTGCACAAGATCGTTGAGGCGCATAACGGAGAGATCAGCGTTGTCTCCCGGCAGGCGCCGCCTGGCGGACAGGGCGAAACCCTGTTCCGCATCTGGCTGCCGGAGGCGCTTAATGAGTCGCAACTCTTTGTGGAGCGCAGAAAACGAAAGCGCGTCTAG